The window CATGATTATGGATTCTCTAAAGACATCTATTTCGTAAAGAAGGTAGGTAATGCTGCCAGCCATGATGGTGGTGAACCTATCACTCGTGCGAGGGCTTTCCGTTGTCTTCGTGCGCTTTATAACGTCGTTGCAGGTTTTATGGGTCGTTGGGATGCCGTGAAGAATATCCCACCATTTGATGCAACAACTATCTCTGCACCGACTACCACTGTTGCCTTCATCACGAGTCCAGAACCAAAGGTAGAGATGGAGGTGGTCAACAGCGTACAGAAAGAGTCGCTCGATGACCCACAGCCAGTGGTGATACCTCGTGAAAGTCTTGCCAGTGAGGCAATAACAAGGAAGTATATCATCGATGATATGCTCATGGAAGCAGGCTGGGACCTCTTAGAGGAGAAGGGAAAGGTGCAGGGCGGAAAGGCTTGTATAGAGGTGGAAGTGGACGGAATGCCTACTGCTTCGGGGAAAGGCTATGCCGACTATGTCCTCTTTAGTCGTGGGGGTAAACCCTTAGCCGTCATCGAAGCCAAGGCAACCTGCCGTGCCATAACAGAAGGACGGCACCAAGCAACACTCTATGCAGACTGCTTAGAGAAGCGATATGGTGTGCGCCCTGTCATCTATTACACCAATGGCTTCACGACAAAGGTCATTGACGGAATGGGTTATCCAGACCGTGACGTGATCTCTTTCCACTCTATGGACGACCTCGAAAGACTGATACAGAAGCGGGGTAGGACTGAGATAAAGGACGTAACGATAAAAGAAGAAATCACGGACCGCCCTTATCAGCAGACCGCTATCAAGCGTATTGTGGAGTGGTTTAATGCCAAGCACCGTCGAGGACTACTTGTCTTAGCAACAGGAACAGGCAAGACACGTGTGAGTATCTCGCTCTGCGACATCCTTATGCGTAATGATTGGGTGAAGACAGTGCTATTTCTTGCTGACCGCACAGCCTTAGTCGGTCAGGCACATAAAAACTATGAAGCCTTGTTGCCAAGCGTTTCTATGTCGGTATTGAGCGAAGAAAAGGCACCTGATATGCAGGCACGTATCCTCTTCTCTACCTATCAGACGATGATAAACTATCTCGACAGAGAAGACAAGGCGTTTAGTGTTGGTCGCTTCGACCTTATCATCATCGATGAAGCCCATCGAAGTGTCTTTGGTAGATATGGTGCTATCTTCAGCTATTTCGACTCACTACTCATTGGCTTGACAGCCACACCACGTGATGAGATAGACCGCAATACCTACGACCTTCTACAGTTAGATAACGGTATGCCTAACTACAGTTACGATATTGATGAGGCTGTTAGAGATGGCTATCTCTGTCCTTATAAGACACTGCAGTATCACTCTAAGATTATGGAACGTGGTGCCAAATGGGACGAAATGTCGAAGGAGGACCGTGAAGAAGTAGAAAGACTAATGGACTATGAGAAGTCTTTAGCAGGCTTAGGACCCGACGACGAGTATCATCGTGACATCCTTCCGCAAGAGATATTCAAGTATCTTTTCAACATAAATACCGTTGACAAGGTATTGATGGAGTTGATGGAAAAGGGATTGAAGGTGAAGAGTGGGGAGGAGATAGGTAAGACTATCATCTTTGCCATGAACCATCATCATGCAGAACTCATCGTTGAACGTTTCCGTACGCTCTATCCTGAGAAAGATCCCAACTACTGTCAGTTGATTGATAACTATGTCAACAAGGCACATAGTCTTATACTTGACTTCGAACAGATGGATAAGTACCCACAGATTGCTGTCAGTGTCGATATGCTTGACACAGGTGTTGACGTGCCATCGGTGCTTAATCTTGTCTTCTTCAAGTGTGTGAAGTCGAAGATTAAGTTTATGCAGATGATAGGACGTGGTACACGTCTCTGTCCGAAGGTGTTTGGTGATGCTGACAAGAAAGAGTTCTATATCTTCGATTGGTGTAATAACTTCGAGTATTTCTCAGTACATAGTGATGGCGCAAACCCTGTCGCTGTGAAGTCGTTGACAGAACGACTCTATGCGTTGAGGCTCGATATCGCTGCTGCACTACAGTCGGCAGAACATCAAGAGAAGGAAGACGACCGTCGACTACATGACGAGTTGAAGGAAATCCTACACGCACAGGTGAGCCAACTCAGTAGGGCGCGCATTGATGTCAGAGCGCATCTGCAGACGATAGAACCCTATCGTGAGTGGGAGGCGTGGGTTTGTCTGAGTGATTTAGCCGTTGCCGAATTGAAGGGAATAGCCCATTTATTGCCCCGTCCGAAGGAGAATGAGGCTGCAAAGAAGTTCGATGTGCTGATGCTCTATCTACAGTTAGAGCAGGTAGACAGTACGGTGAAGGCTGATAACAGTCGTGCGAGTGTGATTAAGATTGCGCAACTGTTAGAGAAGAAAGCCACTATCCCAGCTGTGAGAGAGCGGATGGAAACGATTAAGGAGGTGCAGACAGCTATCTTCTGGGAACATAGTACGCTGAATAGTCTTGAACGAGTGAGGAAGGAACTACGTGAGTTGGTGCACGTGTTAGCCGAGAGTAGGGACGAGAGAAGATTTGTTATCAACATTGAAGATGCAATAAGTTCGGATGCCGTAGCTGCTCCTGTCACGCTGAAGGCTACCTATCACGACCGTGTGATAGACTATTTAGCAAAGCATACAGACAATGAAGTATTAAGAAAGATACAGAACTTTGAGCAGCTGACGACGGATGATGTCAACGAGTTACAACGTATCTTCTGGGAAGAATTAGGTACACGTACGGAGTTTGATGAGGCTACGAATGGAAAGAAATATAACCATAATGTGGCTGCATTTATCCGTGTCATTCAAGGTGTCGACCGCCAGAAAGCGTTAGCCCTCTATACCCGTTTTATCAAAGACGGTAACCTGACAGGTGAGCAAGAACAGTATCTGAAAGAGATACTGAACTATCTCAGCGAGAATGGTGACCTGCAAATGAGTGACTTCATGGAGTACCCACTGAACCGAAACAGGTGGCGGGATGTCTTTGGGGAGTATTTTGTGGGGCTGAAAGACTTTGTGAATGAGTTGCATAAGGTGATTAGTTGACAGGTTGACAAGTAGACAAGTTGCTTGAGATGTTGGCAATTATTTAAGTTTATGAAGTTGACGAGTTGACAAGTTGACGAGTTGACAAGTTGACGAGTTGACAAGTTGCTTGAATGTTGGCGGGTCAACCTGTTAACTCGTGGACCTGTTATCCCATCACTCCATTAATTCATCAATTTAACAATGTTACAATCAATTTGTCCACTTATAAATTCGTTATTTTTCCAATCCTTGGTAGGATTTGCAGTTATGCTGTTAGGCATAAAGGCAATGATATACTTGTGCAATTATATTTTCTACAGTTTCTCTCCTATTCGTTCTTTTCCCGATGTGACAACACTCTCAGGGTGGGCAATGGTAGGACTTCTTGTAGCCTTTGTTTGTCCTGTCGCCTTTTTTTTCTGCGAATTGGGAGGATTATTTTCTGATCAACTGGTCAGGACGCTACTTTTCATTATAGTAATACTGATGGTAGTCTCGCCAATAGGCATCTTCAAGTGTGAGAAAAGGGCTTGGTTGCGCCGTAATCCTAAGCATAGCAGACTGTTCCTGCCAAAATACAATAAAAGAGTCAGAAATTTTGGCGTGTCAATCAGCAAGGTTGATGATATCACTCATGGACGTGGCGTAAGTTTCTCGTGGTTTGATGGATATTTTATCACTGCTGGAAGGCACAGGGTGACCTTTCAATTCTATGAATACAGGTTTTTGAAACGTCGCACTGGGCATAAGGTTATCTATAAGAAAGAAATGGAATTCAATTTCCATCCGGGTACAGTCTATGTGATAGAGGTCTTGCCGGATATACAGACATTCCGTATAGTTGAAGATAAAACACGGTTTGTGTAGGGATAGAACGATAAGGACTGTGGTTAACTGCTTGGGTATTGAAATAACATGATATAGATTTTTTAACATGAGGAAAGTTTCATTCTACAAAATAAAACACTATTTTTGCGAAGAATCTTTTGTGTTAACTAACCCTATAAATAGATATACGTATGAAATATTGGAAACCTATTAATTGTCTGGCTATATGCTGTCTATCAGTGCTGATGTTGTCATGTACGACGGAGAACGCAGTTGTTGGGAATGTTGGTATAAGTGATGTGAAATCGTCTGGCTGCAAAGCCTCAGCCTCTCTGATGGAGTCTCGGCCTGATTACTATAATCATTTCATAGGGCAGCGGTCAGTGTTACGTCTCTTACTCGATAAAGAGAATACTGTCACAGCACGTTTTGCAGACGTCATGGATAACTGTGCTATCGACCTGTTCCATGTAGGAGCAAGCAGCAGTGAGGGTAAGATAGTTCTCATCCTGTATCCCGATAAGGACATGATGACAAACTGCATCTGTCGCTATGATGTTGATTTCAAGATAAATAATATCCCTTCTGGCAACTACCAGTTGGAGGTTTATCACACTACCGCCGATAAACAGATTAACAAAGACAACCAGATTTTTAGCGGAACTGTAAACTTAGAGAAAGGGAAGGAACTTATACTGACAATGAGCCGGTAAGGGATAAGTATGGAGAGTAGGGTAGTGGTAGCTTGGTTATACAAGTGCCTCTACCTTACTTTCTACAGCTTTATCGTGGAATGGTTAGCTGTGATGTCAGCTTGAAGTTGCTTTTTAAGGTACTGGTTCAATTGTTCTTTGAGGATAAGAAAATTCCTAAAAAATATTTTCCTGTCATATCTGTCATACAAAAGTAGTGCTTAACTTGTTGGTTGATAGCGTAGTTACTTGAAATGTTAAATGTGACAGCAACTAAAAACAAAACTATTTTAGTAATAATAGGTATTTTCTTACTAATGTAAGTAGGTTTTATTGCTGCCTATTTTGAGGAAACTTATAAAGTAAAAGACAAAAGAATAAAACGGTAAAAGAGTATTTTGCTGTTTTATTCTTTTGTCTTTTTGTTTCCCAATCTTAATTCGCAGTAAGAAACACATTGGACACAGGTAATTCATAAGTTCATAAGTAAACGAGTTTACAGGTTTACGAGTTTACAAGTTACTTGTTGCAATAAACACAGTATATAGTAGTAATCATAATTATGCATTGTGAATTATGCATTGTGAATTATATCAGTAATCATAATTATGACGTACTGATGAGAACTTCGTTCGAATAATTGTGAATTATGCATTGTGAATTATATCAGTAATCATAATTATGCATTGTGAATTATGAATTATGAATTCTGGATGAATTAAGCTTGGACTATTGCAACTGCATTATGCCGTCTTTGTTGACACTCGTCACACCTTTTACTTTCTTGAAATCAGCGATAGCTTGATCGATGTCGTGTTTCTCGTCAACCTTGACTGCTACACCACTGAACTCCTTGTATTTGTAGAGTAGGGTACAGCCCTGTTTCTTGATGGCTTTCAGTAGTGGTTTGCTGCCTGTCTTCTTGTCGAAGAAGATAATTAGCGTGTGGCTGACAGGTGTTTTCTCTCTTTCACGCTTAGCCTTCTCTAAGCCTTCACCACCATCATCACCATTCATTATCTGCTCCTTGATAGGGCATTGTGCAGATGCTGTTGTTGACTGGATGAACAATAAACCCATTAGCAACATACTTGCTTTAAAATATTTCTTCATCTTGTTTTCTCCTTTTAATATGAATGACAAAGATAGTTATAAATAAGCAGATAACTACTAAGATTTATAATTATTTCAGTTTTCTTTCTCCTCGTTCTGCATATTACCTTTGCAAATGAAAGTATTTGGTGAGGGGGGATAGGTTTTTGCACACAGAGATATGGAGTAGAAGGAGGTTGGGTTAAAGTATGTAGACCACAGAGACACTAAGTGTATCAGAGCTAATTCTACAATGAAAAAAGCAACCAAGCATTGCGCTCGGTTGCTTTTGTATGAGATTAATCCTAACAAAGGATTATGCTTCTTCTGTCTCTTCTTCCACAGCCTTGAACTGCTCAAGGTCTTCTGGGTTGAAGGCTTTGATGTAAGCGGTGTGACCAACAACTTCTTCCTCAGCCATGCGAACAAAGACATGAGCAGACTTCTTGAAGAGCTCTGGTGCCTTAGAAGCATCCTCGATGAGGAGGAGAGAACCGATGATATCAGCTGTCATGTTGTAAAGACGGCGTGCGAGGAAGTCGTGAACATCCTGGTTTTCGCTTGCGTTAACCTTCTCAACAGCCTCTTCGTAGAGCTGGACGAGTTTGGCAACACGCTCACGCAGACCCTTCATGCAGTCGCAAGAGAGTTCGCCCTCAAGCATCTCCTTCATGATAGAGAGGTAAGTACCGTTAGTGATGTAACGCACGGCAGCAACAACCTGCAGCTGTGTTGTACCCTCATAGATAGAGAAGATACGTGCATCACGGTATAGACGCTGACACTTATACTCCATGATGAAACCAGAACCGCCATGGATAGAGATAGAGTCGTAGGCTGTCTGGTTAGCATATTCAGAGTTGATACCCTTTGCCAATGGTGTGAAAGCATCAGCAAGGCGAGTGTACTTCTTCATCTCCTGACGCTCCTCAGGGGTGAGCTTCTGGTCACGTGCGATATCTTCCAATGCCTTATAGATATCTACGTAGCGTGCTGTCTGATACAAGAGAGAACGACCAGCATCGAGTTTCGCCTTCATACGAGAGAGCATATCGTAGACAGCAGGGAAGTTGACAATCTTCTTACCGAACTGTGCACGATCCTTAGCGTAAGCCAATCCCTCGTTGTAAGCCTCCTGCTCAAGACCGACAGACTGTGCTGCGATACCAAGGCGAGCACCATTCATCAATGCCATTACGTACTTGATAAGACCCATTCGGCTGCTACCACAGAGCTCTGCCTTCGCATTCTTGTAAACAAGCTCGCAGGTAGGAGAACCATGAATACCGAGTTTATGCTCGATATGACGTACGTCAACACCGCCATTACGCTTGTCATAGATGAACATTGAAAGGCCACGACCATCACGTGTACCCTCTTCTGAACGTGCAAGGACGAGGTGGATGTCAGAGTCACCATTGGTAATGAAACGTTTCACACCATTCAGACGCCAGCAGTTCTCCTTCTCATCGAAGGTAGCCTTGAGCATTACACGCTGAAGGTCAGAACCAGCATCAGGCTCGGTGAGGTCCATTGACATCATCTCACCCTCACAGATACGAGGAATATACTTCTGGCGCTGCTCCTCATTACCAAACTCATAGAGTGTGTCGATACAAGACTGCAAAGACCAGATGTTCTGGAAACCAGCATCGGCAGCAGCAATCAACTCAGACATCATTGAGAAGACAACGTTTGGAAGATTCAGTCCACCATAACGGCGAGGCATAGAAACACCCCACAATCCTGCCTGACGTGTAGCCTGGATATTCTCCAAGGTCTTGCTGGCATAGTGCATACGGTTGTCGATAAGGTGTGGACCTTCAAGGTCGACAGCCTCAGAGTTAGGTGCAATGATATTTGCTGTTATGTCACCAGTGATATCCAAGATGCGCTTGTAGTTCTCGATAGCATCCTCATAGTTTACTGGTGCGTCAGCGTGTGTAGAAGCATCAGCGTAGTTACGCTCTTTCAGTTCTACGATGCGTTTCATCAATGGGTGCTCCAAGTGAAACGCTATTTCTGGGTGGTCAGTATAATAATTTGCCATGATAAAAAATGTAAGAGTGGCCCCTCCCCCTTGCCCCTCCCCCGAAGGGAGGGGAGTAGAATGTACTATTTCCTATGGTTAGGGTCTCTTTTTATTCGTTGTTTATAAATTCGGTTATTTGTTCTATCACATTGTCTATGTCCGTGTATATTTCTTCGTTGGTGAATCTAAGCACATTAAAGCCCATTTCGTTGAGGTATTCTGTTCTTGTTTCATCGTCTACCTCTTGTAGCGGTTGCTTATGATAAGCCCCATCTACTTCTATGACTAAGTTCTGTGAAAGGCATACAAAGTCTACAATGAAGTCACCTATAGGATGCTGTCTTCTGAAATGACAGTCGCCTCTCATTCCTTTCAGTTCGTTCCAAAGAATCTCTTCTGCTAATGTCATCTCTTTCCGATTCTCCTTGGTGAATTCCTTTAGGATATGGTATCTGTCAGGTGAAGCTGTTTTGTAAGTGCACTTCTTTCTATTTTCTTTAGTCATAGGTCGGTAGTTAGTCAATGATTATACACGCTATGCCTCTTGTGATAATAAGTATTTAGCGAAAGTAGTCCTCTTATTCCCTTTTCGCATTTTACTCCCCTCCCTTCGGGGGAGGGGCAAGGGGGAGGGGCCAGTTAGTTGTTCTGTCAGCTGGCTTTACTTACTATTCTGCTTATAATACTTTATCAACTTCGGAACAACCTCTTCAACGGTGCCATTGATGATATAGTCAGCGATGGCATTGATAGGAGCGTTTGGGTCGTTGTTGATAGAGATGACGATACCACTGTCCTGCATACCAGCAATGTGCTGAATCTGTCCAGAGATACCACAAGCGATGTAAACCTTTGGATGGACGGTGACACCGGTCTGACCAATCTGACGATCGTGGTCTACCCAACCTGCATCAACAGCGGCACGGCTGGCACCAACCTCTCCATGAAGCTCTTTAGCCAACTTAAAGAGTAAGTCGAAACCTTCCTTAGAGCCGACACCATAGCCACCTGCGATAACGATTGAAGCCTCCTTGAGGTTATTCTGTGCAGGCTCAACATGACGGTCGATAACCTTTACGACATAGTCAACCTCTGGTACATACTTCGCAACATCTGGATAGACAACCTCGCCCTTTGCCTTACCCTCATAGATAGCCTTCTGCATAACGCCAGAGCGTACGGTAGCCATCTGTGGACGGTGGTCAGGGTTGACGATGGTTGCTACGATGTTACCACCGAAGGCAGGGCGAATCTGATAGAGCAGATTCTCATAACGCTTACCAGCTTTCTTATCTTCGTAGTCACCAATCTCAAGTTGAGTACAATCGGCAGTAAGACCACTTGTCAATGAAGATGACACATGTGGACCAAGGTCACGACCGATAACTGTAGCACCCATCAAACAGATCTGTGGTTTCTCCTCAGTGAAGAGGTTTACAAGAATGTCTGTGTGTGGTGCTGATGTGTAAGGGAAGAGTCCCTCACCATCAAAGACAAAGAGTTTGTCTACACCGTATGGCAGGATTTGGTCTTCTACCTTTCCTTTGATGCCACTACCGGCAGCGATGGCATGGAGTTCCACACCTAACTCATTTGCGAGCTTGCGACCCTTGGTCAACAGCTCCTGTGAAACCTCCTGTACGGTGGTTTCCTCTATTTCGCAATATACAAATACGTTGTTCATAAATCAAATGTTCGACCAAGCACCAATCCAACTAACTGGCCCCAACTGGCCCCTCCCCCTTACCCCTCCCCCAAGGGAGGGGAGTGAAATGTATCACTTGCTGTTGTGCAACTGCCTTATTAGAAGGTTGTTCATAAAACTTCTTTCCCTTATGATGTCTGTAGCTAATATAAAGCATCAGGACATTCTACGCCCCTCCCTCTGGGGGAGGGGATGGGGGAGGGGCTTGTCGGTTGACTTGTTAGTTAGTTGGTCAGTCGGTTATTTGTTTTTTATTTAACCAATAATCTTCTCTCCTAACAGTTCTTTGATGAGTCCTTCTACATCCCCATCTGAGCCGGTGAGTGTCTTACTCTCCTTAGCTTGGAAGACGATGTTCTGAACAGACTTCACCTTTGTTGGTGAACCACTCAAACCACACTGCTCCTCATCACCGTTGACATCAGCAACTGACCACTGATTCAGTGTGAGGTAAGGACGCTCCTCGTAGAGATGTGCCCAAGGCTCATCACCTTTACGCTCCATAGGACAAGTAGCATACTTATACTTCATCACGAGTTTGGCATTGCAAGGACGTGCTGGAGCAGCAGTACCATTCACAGTGATGAGAACAGGTAATGGTGCGACAACAGTCTCTACACCACCATCGATATGACGGCGGATAGTAGCCTTACCATCCTCAATCTTCAGGATTTCCTCTGCGTATGTAACTTGGTTGAGTCCTAACTTCTGTGCAACCTGTGGTCCTACCTGTGCGGTGTCACCATCGATAGCCTGTCGTCCACCGATGATAATGTCTACATCACCGATTTTCTGTACAGCTGTCGCTAAAGCATAGGAAGTAGCGAGTGTGTCAGCACCAGCAAACTTACGGTCGGTAAGTAGCCAGCCGGTATCAGCACCACGATAGAGTCCCTGTCGGATGATTTCTCCGGCACGTGGAGGACCCATGGTTAAGATTCCTACAGTAGAGCCTGGGTTCTGTTCCTTCAGTCTCAGAGCCTGCTCCAAAGCGTTTAGGTCTTCGGGGTTGAAGATGGCAGGCAGTGCGGCACGGTTTACCGTTCCTTCGGCTGTCATGGCATCTTTTCCCACATTTCTTGTGTCAGGTACCTGCTTAGCAAGTACTACAATTTTCAAACTCATAAATATAATAATGTGTTATTTAATCTTCAATTGTTTTGGTTGAGGGCAAAAGTACAGTTTTTTTGCAACATAAACAAAAAAGTTGCACAAAAACCGCTTAACTGTGTTTATGTTTGTTAGGAGCGATTCTATTCATGGTTTTGGAGAGGTTGGAGAAGTTATTGTTGTCTTCAGAATTTTGGATAGACAATGATTCGTTTAAACTTAGGTCTCTGACGAAATGTCACACGGCGAAAGGGAGCGTTCGGAGGGTTATCAAAATAAAGCTATTATCATCCTCTTTCATTGAGAACCTTTTCATTTTAAGATTTAGAAACTCTGCAGACAAGGATTTGAAAAATCATTACATAGTTTCGGATAAGACATCAAGAAATAACGGCAAAAACACATATAAGAAGCAGGTTTGCAATCGGCAGAGAATCAGGTAGTTATCAAGTCGTAAAATTAAAGGTGCTTAATTGCATTTCAAAAGGGCGTTAACAAGGCGCTTAAAGGGCATCTTTTGCAAGCTTAAAGGGTGTCTTTCAGAAGCCAAAAGAGCATGTATTGATTTTGAGTCGTGGGAAAATAGTTTACAAATCTCAGCTAATAAGAGAAAGGTTGTTTGTGTAAGAGAGGTAGGCATCGTACCTAAGTAGATTAATCATGTAGTTTATCCCCCATTCTAAAACCATCTAATTGGGTGTAATCATACCTTCATTATAGATTTACCCCAAATTTCCGAAGAGCTATAAGAAGACCTTGAAGTTAGATTTCCTGTCATATCTGTCATTCTGTGTTGGTGCTTAACTCGTTGGTTTATAGTATAATTACATGAAATGTTAAATGTGACAGCAACTAAAAACGAAACTATTTTCGTAATAATAGGTGTTTTTATTCATGAAGATAATTTGGTGAAGTAGAAGTGTCTTTTTTCTTGTTCTAACTTTGCTATCTCATTGGTTTGTGTTATCTTTGTAGCATAATGATAGATAGACCGACTGTAGATAGGATTATGAATGCATCGAATATCGTTGAGGTAGTCAGCGATTTCGTTTCTTTACGCAAGACGGGAACAAGCTATAAAGGTTTGTGCCCTTTTCATGATGACCGTACACCATCGTTCTCCGTTAGTCCTGTGAAAGGTGTTTACAAATGCTTTTCGTGTGGTGCAGCGGGTAATGCTGTGAAGTTTATCATGGAGCATGAGCAGATGACTTATCCTGAAGCCTTGAAGTGGCTTGCGAATAAGTATCATATTGAGGTGCATGAGCGAGAACTGACGAATGAGGAAAAGCAGCAAGAGAATGAACGAGAATCAATGTTCTTGGTCAATGAGTGGGCTGCAAAGTACTTTAATGATATCTTGCACAACGATGTTGATGGTTTGGCTATTGGTATGCAGTATTTCCGCAGCCGTGGTTTTAGAGATGATATCATTCGTAAGTTTCAGTTAGGTTTCTGTCTTTCAAGTCGTCATGCTTTTGCTGATGCAGCCTTAAAGGCAGGTTTCCAAAGAGATTTTCTTATAAAGACAGGTCTTTGCTTTGAGCGTGAGAATGGAGAACTTATCGACCGTTTCAATGGGCGTGTGATGTTCCCATGGGTGAGTGTGAGCGGTAAGGTGACAGCCTTTGGTGGTCGTCTGCTGGATTCGCGTACAAAGGGCGTTAGTCAGAAGTATGTCAACTCGCCTGATAGTGTTATCTATCATAAAGAGAGAGAACTCTATGGTATCTTCCAAGCAAAGAAAGCCATTGCCAAGCACGACCTTGTTTATATGGTTGAGGGATATACAGACGTTGTCTCTATGCACCAGTGTGGTATTGAGAATGTCGTAGCTAATAGTGGTACAGCACTTTCTGTACATCAGATACGTCTTTTGCACCGCTTCACTCCTAATATCGTTCTACTTTATGATGGCGATGAGGCTGGTCAGCATGCTGCTCTACGAGGTACGGATATGCTGTTGGCAGAAGGTATGAATGTGAAGGTGCTGTTGCTTCCTGATGGTAAAGACCCAGATGAATTTGCACGTAGTTACAGTGCGGAGGATTTCAGAAAATATATTGAAGATAATCAGACAGACTTCATCGTCTTTAAGATTAACGTACTACTAAAGGGTGTCACTGACCCGATTAAGCGCTCAGAGGCAGTTGGCTCAATAGTGCAAAGTATCTCTGTTATCAAAGACCCGATACTCCGTGATACCTATATCCGTGAGTGTGCGAATCGTACAGGTGTGTCAGAGCGTACATTGATGGAACAGATGAATCGTAATATCTATTCCAATCGGGAACAGCAGACACGTGAACAACAGCAACATCGGGCTGCGGTAATGGAGGAGCAACGAGAGGATGCAATGGCTATAGCTTCTAAACCGACAACATCGAAGGTAGAGCAAATGCTTATCCAAGCTGTTGTCAAGGATGGCGAGAAGGTTATCTTCCGTGATGTGAAAGATGAGAATAGCGGAGAGACATATAACTTGACCGTAGCACAATACATTGCTTATGACCTTGGAAGCGATAATCTTGGTTTCTCAAATGAACTTTATACTAAGATTCTTCAGGAGGCTGTAGAGCATTGTGGTGAAGAAGGTTTCAAGGCTGAAGAGTATTTTACACAGCATGCAGATATCAATATTGCATCTGTAGCAGTGAGATTGAGCGTAGACCGTTTC is drawn from Prevotella melaninogenica and contains these coding sequences:
- a CDS encoding DEAD/DEAH box helicase family protein, with translation MAKNFDYILLVADEIPSFKSLHNYCRLAEEQQPIYPDASANNARKALEWLMKQMLKIKGVTVDERMTLNDMLRLPETDAFVNHDYGFSKDIYFVKKVGNAASHDGGEPITRARAFRCLRALYNVVAGFMGRWDAVKNIPPFDATTISAPTTTVAFITSPEPKVEMEVVNSVQKESLDDPQPVVIPRESLASEAITRKYIIDDMLMEAGWDLLEEKGKVQGGKACIEVEVDGMPTASGKGYADYVLFSRGGKPLAVIEAKATCRAITEGRHQATLYADCLEKRYGVRPVIYYTNGFTTKVIDGMGYPDRDVISFHSMDDLERLIQKRGRTEIKDVTIKEEITDRPYQQTAIKRIVEWFNAKHRRGLLVLATGTGKTRVSISLCDILMRNDWVKTVLFLADRTALVGQAHKNYEALLPSVSMSVLSEEKAPDMQARILFSTYQTMINYLDREDKAFSVGRFDLIIIDEAHRSVFGRYGAIFSYFDSLLIGLTATPRDEIDRNTYDLLQLDNGMPNYSYDIDEAVRDGYLCPYKTLQYHSKIMERGAKWDEMSKEDREEVERLMDYEKSLAGLGPDDEYHRDILPQEIFKYLFNINTVDKVLMELMEKGLKVKSGEEIGKTIIFAMNHHHAELIVERFRTLYPEKDPNYCQLIDNYVNKAHSLILDFEQMDKYPQIAVSVDMLDTGVDVPSVLNLVFFKCVKSKIKFMQMIGRGTRLCPKVFGDADKKEFYIFDWCNNFEYFSVHSDGANPVAVKSLTERLYALRLDIAAALQSAEHQEKEDDRRLHDELKEILHAQVSQLSRARIDVRAHLQTIEPYREWEAWVCLSDLAVAELKGIAHLLPRPKENEAAKKFDVLMLYLQLEQVDSTVKADNSRASVIKIAQLLEKKATIPAVRERMETIKEVQTAIFWEHSTLNSLERVRKELRELVHVLAESRDERRFVINIEDAISSDAVAAPVTLKATYHDRVIDYLAKHTDNEVLRKIQNFEQLTTDDVNELQRIFWEELGTRTEFDEATNGKKYNHNVAAFIRVIQGVDRQKALALYTRFIKDGNLTGEQEQYLKEILNYLSENGDLQMSDFMEYPLNRNRWRDVFGEYFVGLKDFVNELHKVIS
- a CDS encoding acyl-CoA dehydrogenase family protein, with translation MANYYTDHPEIAFHLEHPLMKRIVELKERNYADASTHADAPVNYEDAIENYKRILDITGDITANIIAPNSEAVDLEGPHLIDNRMHYASKTLENIQATRQAGLWGVSMPRRYGGLNLPNVVFSMMSELIAAADAGFQNIWSLQSCIDTLYEFGNEEQRQKYIPRICEGEMMSMDLTEPDAGSDLQRVMLKATFDEKENCWRLNGVKRFITNGDSDIHLVLARSEEGTRDGRGLSMFIYDKRNGGVDVRHIEHKLGIHGSPTCELVYKNAKAELCGSSRMGLIKYVMALMNGARLGIAAQSVGLEQEAYNEGLAYAKDRAQFGKKIVNFPAVYDMLSRMKAKLDAGRSLLYQTARYVDIYKALEDIARDQKLTPEERQEMKKYTRLADAFTPLAKGINSEYANQTAYDSISIHGGSGFIMEYKCQRLYRDARIFSIYEGTTQLQVVAAVRYITNGTYLSIMKEMLEGELSCDCMKGLRERVAKLVQLYEEAVEKVNASENQDVHDFLARRLYNMTADIIGSLLLIEDASKAPELFKKSAHVFVRMAEEEVVGHTAYIKAFNPEDLEQFKAVEEETEEA
- a CDS encoding endonuclease domain-containing protein; the protein is MTKENRKKCTYKTASPDRYHILKEFTKENRKEMTLAEEILWNELKGMRGDCHFRRQHPIGDFIVDFVCLSQNLVIEVDGAYHKQPLQEVDDETRTEYLNEMGFNVLRFTNEEIYTDIDNVIEQITEFINNE
- a CDS encoding electron transfer flavoprotein subunit alpha/FixB family protein, whose translation is MNNVFVYCEIEETTVQEVSQELLTKGRKLANELGVELHAIAAGSGIKGKVEDQILPYGVDKLFVFDGEGLFPYTSAPHTDILVNLFTEEKPQICLMGATVIGRDLGPHVSSSLTSGLTADCTQLEIGDYEDKKAGKRYENLLYQIRPAFGGNIVATIVNPDHRPQMATVRSGVMQKAIYEGKAKGEVVYPDVAKYVPEVDYVVKVIDRHVEPAQNNLKEASIVIAGGYGVGSKEGFDLLFKLAKELHGEVGASRAAVDAGWVDHDRQIGQTGVTVHPKVYIACGISGQIQHIAGMQDSGIVISINNDPNAPINAIADYIINGTVEEVVPKLIKYYKQNSK
- a CDS encoding electron transfer flavoprotein subunit beta/FixA family protein, with the protein product MSLKIVVLAKQVPDTRNVGKDAMTAEGTVNRAALPAIFNPEDLNALEQALRLKEQNPGSTVGILTMGPPRAGEIIRQGLYRGADTGWLLTDRKFAGADTLATSYALATAVQKIGDVDIIIGGRQAIDGDTAQVGPQVAQKLGLNQVTYAEEILKIEDGKATIRRHIDGGVETVVAPLPVLITVNGTAAPARPCNAKLVMKYKYATCPMERKGDEPWAHLYEERPYLTLNQWSVADVNGDEEQCGLSGSPTKVKSVQNIVFQAKESKTLTGSDGDVEGLIKELLGEKIIG